From Anaerosoma tenue:
CAGTGCAGCCACGACGGCGAAGTAGAGGCTCCCGGTCAGGAGCGTGAGCACGAGGTAGAACAACGCTCCGTATCCGCGCGCGTCGGCGACGATGCCGAAGAAGCGCCCCAGGGGTCCTGAGGTCCGCGCCGCGGGCGGGGCGCTCAGCGCGCGGGCGACGGTGATCTCCGTCTCCAGGTATGCAGCGGCGACCTCGTCGGGCGTCCCGTAGCGATCGACCGCCGCGGCGAAACACGCTTCCTCGCCTTCCGCCGAGCCGGCACAGGCCGACATCTCGGCACGGAGGTACTCCTCCGCGTCGTAGAGCGCGTCTTGCACGAGTGCGGGGTCGGCTCCGGAGAGCGCCGTCCTCAGCGCCTGCAGGTATCCATCGATCATGTCAGCTCCGACCCCCTTGCAGTGTCCTGTCCACGAAGTCACGCGTCTTGTGCCATGCATCCGACCAGGCATCGAGCACCGCCACGCCTTCGCCGGTTATCGAGTAGTACTTGCGGGGAGGCCCGCTCACCGATGGCTCGACCCGGCTCGAAAGCAGGCCCTGGCCTTCCAGCGACCGGAGGACCGGGTAGAGCGTCCCCTGCTTGATCGCGATGCCGTCAGCCTCGGCCTCCTCAAGCCTCTTGGCGATCTGGTAGCCGTAGAGCGGCTCCTCCGAGCGGTTGAGGACCGAGAGCAGCACGAGCGCGACGGTCCCCGCATTGAGCTCCTTCTGGAACTTGCGGACAGCCGAGTCTCCTGTCTCGGTCACGGAACGCCACCTCCTCGATCATGGATCCGTTAGTAGTGAGAAGTTCACACTAGTTCGTACCCATAATAGTGTGAAGTACACAGTAGTCAAGGGTGAATCTCGCGCGTTCGTACCAGCGCAACGTTGCGGTCCTGCACGAGCGGCACCTGAGCGCGTCGCCGAGGAGCGTGCCGTGGTGTAGCATCGGCACATGGACGAAGACGCGGTATACATGTCGCTTGCGGTCGAGCAGGCACGTCGAGCTGCGAGCGAGGGCGAGGTCCCGATAGGGGCGGTGCTGGTGTGCGACGGCGCGGTCGTCGCACACGGGC
This genomic window contains:
- a CDS encoding PadR family transcriptional regulator codes for the protein MTETGDSAVRKFQKELNAGTVALVLLSVLNRSEEPLYGYQIAKRLEEAEADGIAIKQGTLYPVLRSLEGQGLLSSRVEPSVSGPPRKYYSITGEGVAVLDAWSDAWHKTRDFVDRTLQGGRS